The Musa acuminata AAA Group cultivar baxijiao chromosome BXJ1-3, Cavendish_Baxijiao_AAA, whole genome shotgun sequence genome window below encodes:
- the LOC103979050 gene encoding probable histone H2A.2, with translation MAGRGKAIGSAAAKKSMSRSSKAGLQFPVGRIARFLKAGKYAERVGAGAPVYLAAVLEYLAAEVLELAGNAARDNKKTRIVPRHIQLAVRNDEELSKLLGEVTIASGGVMPNIHNLLLPKKAGSGSSKAAPGDDD, from the exons ATGGCTGGAAGAGGGAAGGCGATCGGCTCCGCAGCAGCGAAAAAGTCCATGTCGAGGAGCAGCAAGGCCGGTCTCCAGTTCCCCGTCGGCAGGATCGCCCGTTTCCTCAAGGCCGGCAAGTACGCCGAGCGCGTCGGTGCTGGCGCCCCCGTGTACCTCGCCGCTGTCCTCGAGTACCTCGCCGCCGAG GTCTTGGAGCTTGCTGGGAACGCAGCGAGGGACAACAAGAAGACCAGGATTGTCCCCAGGCACATTCAGCTTGCAGTGAGGAACGACGAGGAGCTCTCCAAGCTGTTGGGAGAGGTCACCATTGCCAGCGGCGGAGTGATGCCCAACATCCACAACCTCCTTCTCCCCAAGAAAGCCGGATCTGGCTCCTCCAAGGCGGCCCCTGGAGATGACGACTGA